Proteins encoded by one window of Yamadazyma tenuis chromosome 2, complete sequence:
- the rfc1 gene encoding DNA replication factor C complex subunit Rfc1 (EggNog:ENOG503NWJJ; BUSCO:EOG09261NW2; COG:L) codes for MVLVTDFFKAKKPAAKRKSSPPHESLNKKQKPDAPAPEIIDLDDELQIKHDDGDDTVEEIKSPPYKSSPQKAVVKKSPKKPTTKEQPSPPSGASAEEILASIPDAELPDTSDSQKLSFFQLQQRKAQAPQATGSVDIPEAKPHCLSGLTMVFTGVLPNLERTDAENIAKRYGAKVPKSISGKTSVVVIGDEAGPSKVQKIKKMHIKAISEEGFLQLLRSMPADGGSGGEAVKAKRKREEEESRIIQEAEAEEEQERARQQQAKIQHVPPSVSKHSSRLPAEPVREISNDDKLWTTKYAPTSTLQLCGNKGQVNKLRSWLLHWFDNAKNDFKDPGADGSGVFRACLISGPPGIGKTTAAHLIAEDLGFDVLEKNASDVRSKSLLNSDIKSVLNNTSVMGFFQNRHADVHQENERRFCLIMDEVDGMSSGDHGGAGALSQFCRITKMPMILICNDKSLPKMRTFDRVTYDLAFRRPSENEVKARIMTICHREKIKIDPSIIGQLVQTTNNDIRQMINLLSTVSKTQKTIGAEQSKDFSKSWQKQTVLKPFDIVGKLLNGQIYSPHSNHTLNDKIDLYFNDIDFTPLMVQENYLYTRPSNCRDDSDHLRRVAQAADDISASDRINSLIRSSEQQWSLLPFHAVMSSVKPSREVAGNISQRINFAGWLGQNSKQMKYQRLLQELQYHTRLRTSTDKKELRLEYVPLLAKRLAGPIVSQGENGIQPCIDVMDYYFLTREDWDTILDFGVGAAKGEAVLKKIPTKVKTAFTRTYNSSTHPIAIYKTGNSVGTTKSTASTVDYEDVIQDDTLKDDDDTEEKDDSKFDSKKDKLIKEVKPKKGAKRSKK; via the exons ATGGTCTTGGTAACagatttcttcaaggccAAAAAACCGGCCGCCAAACGA AAATCCTCTCCCCCACATGAGctgttgaacaaaaaacaaaagCCGGATGCTCCAGCGCCTGAAATCATagatcttgatgatgagCTACAAATCAAACACGATGACGGTGACGACACCGTCGAGGAGATCAAATCCCCGCCCTATAAATCATCGCCCCAAAAAGCAGTTGTGAAAAAGTCTCCCAAGAAACCAACTACAAAGGAACaaccttcaccaccatctGGCGCCAGCGCCGAAGAGATCTTGGCCTCAATTCCTGACGCCGAATTGCCCGACACGTCGGATTCCCAAAAACTCTCTTTTTTTCAGTTGCAACAACGTAAGGCTCAAGCTCCTCAAGCCACCGGGTCTGTCGATATCCCCGAAGCAAAACCCCATTGCTTATCAGGACTCACGATGGTATTCACGGGCGTGTTGCCCAACCTCGAGCGTACAGACGCTGAGAACATCGCCAAGCGATACGGCGCTAAGGTGCCCAAATCTATTCTGGGTAAAACCAGTGTGGTGGTGATTGGAGACGAGGCTGGGCCGTCGAAAGTGcagaaaatcaaaaagatgCACATTAAGGCCATTTCGGAGGAAGGGTTTCTCCAGCTCTTACGGAGCATGCCAGCAGATGGCGGTTCTGGTGGCGAGGCAGTGAAGGCCAAGAGGAAGAgagaggaagaggaaagTAGAATTATacaagaagctgaagccgaagaagaacaagaacgAGCTCGCCAGCAACAGGCCAAGATCCAACACGTTCCACCGTCCGTCAGCAAGCATCTGTCACGTCTCCCGGCGGAGCCTGTTCGGGAGATCTCCAATGACGACAAATTATGGACCACCAAGTACGCACCCACGTCAACTCTTCAGCTCTGCGGCAACAAAGGCCaggtcaacaagttgcGTCTGTGGTTGCTCCACTGGTTCGATAACGCAAAGAACGACTTCAAGGACCCGGGGGCCGATGGGCTGGGGGTTTTCCGTGCTTGTTTGATCAGTGGTCCTCCCGGTATAGGCAAAACCACGGCTGCGCACCTCATCGCCGAGGACTTGGGGTTTGACgtgttggagaagaacgCATCGGACGTGCGGtccaagtctttgttgaacCTGGACATCAAGAGCGTATTGAACAACACGTCGGTGATGGGATTCTTCCAGAACCGACATGCTGACGTTCACCAGGAAAACGAGAGACGCTTCTGCCTCATTATGGATGAAGTCGACGGGATGTCATCCGGTGACCACGGCGGGGCCGGGGCGTTGTCACAGTTCTGCCGTATCACCAAGATGCCCATGATCTTGATCTGTAACGATAAGTCGTTACCCAAGATGAGGACGTTTGACCGGGTAACGTACGACCTTGCGTTCAGACGCCCGAGCGAAAACGAGGTCAAGGCTCGGATCATGACCATATGCCACAGggagaagatcaagatcGACCCGCTGATTATTGGCCAGTTGGTgcaaaccaccaacaacgaCATTCGGCAGATGATCAATTTGCTCTCGACCGTATCCAAAACCCAGAAAACCATCGGGGCCGAGCAGAGCAAggacttttccaagtcctgGCAGAAACAGACGGTGTTGAAGCCGTTTGACATAGTTGGTAAGTTACTCAACGGGCAGATCTACTCACCGCACTCCAACCACACGTTGAACGACAAAATCGACTTGTACTTCAACGACATCGACTTCACGCCGTTGATGGTCCAGGAGAACTACTTGTACACACGGCCCAGTAACTGCCGTGATGATAGTGACCACTTGCGGCGGGTAGCCCAGGCAGCAGACGACATTAGTGCCAGCGATCGCATAAACTCATTGATTCGGTCCAGTGAACAGCAGTGGAGTTTATTACCGTTCCACGCGGTGATGTCGTCGGTCAAGCCGTCGCGGGAAGTCGCAGGTAACATCAGTCAGAGAATCAACTTTGCCGGGTGGTTGGGGCAAAACTCCAAGCAGATGAAGTACCAACGGCTCCTCCAAGAATTGCAATACCACACCCGGCTCAGAACTTCCACCGACAAAAAGGAGTTGCGGTTGGAGTACGTACCGCTCTTGGCTAAACGGCTTGCCGGGCCCATTGTCTCCCAGGGTGAAAATGGTATCCAACCGTGCATAGACGTGATGGACTACTACTTTTTGACCCGAGAAGATTGGGACACCATTCTCGATTTCGGCGTGGGTGCGGCCAAGGGCGAAGCCGTGCTCAAGAAAATCCCCACCAAGGTCAAGACCGCCTTCACCCGTACGTATAATTCATCTACTCATCCAATAGCCATCTACAAGACTGGGAATTCGGTGGGGACCACCAAGAGTACGGCCAGCACCGTGGATTACGAGGACGTGATTCAAGATGACACGCTTaaggatgatgatgataccGAAGAAAAGGACGACTCGAAGTTCGACTCCAAGAAAGATAAGCTTATCAAGGAAGTCAAGCCTAAGAAGGGCGCAAAAAGACTGAAAAAATAG
- the MKK1 gene encoding Protein kinase C signaling pathway involved MAPKK protein (EggNog:ENOG503NUYZ; COG:T) has protein sequence MSNSGPIFNIPTRGTKPSTKLPSLTISSEPASGGDAAVDVNGGEDHKKPRRKPPPIDFSRINGSHSFKDMSPAPSHDSGDVDTSDGSTSTSAKAYGTTEGSSTSRSLNQSSSSVSTPANLIPGPVNPAGPLSPLYQEKDLSELMPDDWQILANSDQIVELNKLGEGNGGSVSKCRLRNGNKIFAMKLINTDSNPDIQKQIVRELQYNRLVSSENIVKYYGTFLIENQSMIGITMEYMGGKSLDAIYKRVIEIDPSNRVNEKVMGKIAESILKGLNYLHQQKIIHRDIKPSNILLDFQGNIKLCDFGVSGEVVNSLATTFVGTQYYMAPERIMGKPYTVNCDIWSLGLTLLEVSTGKFPFTNVDSLNTNLGPIELLQLILEYEPKLEDIPQENIFWSDSFKNFIHYCLIKNTEERPNGEVPFEGLIPYTIMGMFFGLAGHGVGFIRYWDNGWKNDRFNLDEYDQKMMQRDFLLTGIKRGQTSEAVAPEHFKTAQTELQRYYTPYRDQFFSFRERLYRGYVTGNWEFE, from the exons ATGTCTAATTCCGGCCCCATATTCAATATCCCCACTCGAGGCACCAAGCCCAGCACTAAGTTGCCGTCGTTGACCATCAGTAGTGAGCCCGCTTCCGGTGGTGACGCCGCCGTGGATGTCAACGGTGGTGAGGATCATAAGAAGCCTCGACGCAAACCTCCTCCAATCGACTTTCTGAGAATCAACGGGTCCCATTCGTTCAAGGATATGCTGCCGGCACCCTCGCACGACTCGGGCGATGTCGACACCAGCGACGGTAGTACCAGCACCAGCGCCAAGGCGTACGGCACAACAGAAGGATCTTCCACCTCGCGGTCCTTAAATCAATCATCCTCCTCCGTGTCTACACCCGCTAACTTGATACCAGGACCCGTGAATCCTGCGGGCCCTCTCAGCCCGTTGTACCAGGAGAAGGATTTATCGGAGTTGATGCCGGACGACTGGCagattttggccaactcgGATCAAATAGTGGAATTGAATAAACTAGGTGAAGGAAACGGCGGGTCTGTATCCAAATGCCGGCTCCGCAATGGCAACAAGATCTTCGccatgaagttgatcaacacgGACTCAAACCCCGATATTCAGAAGCAAATTGTACGAGAATTGCAATACAATCGGCTTGTGAGCAGCGAAAATATTGTCAAATACTACGGGACGTTTTTGATAGAAAACCAGTCGATGATCGGAATCACCATGGAGTACATGGGAGGCAAGTCACTCGATGCAATCTACAAACGGGTGATTGAAATCGACCCTTCCAATCGGGTAAATGAGAAAGTCATGGGCAAAATCGCCGAATCGATCCTCAAGGGATTGAACTACTTGCACCAACAAAAGATCATCCATCGGGACATCAAGCCGTCGAACATTCTCTTGGACTTCCAAGGTAACATCAAATTGtgtgattttggagtcAGTGGAGAAGTGGTAAACTCATTAGCAACTACTTTTGTGGGCACACAATATTATATGGCCCCCGAGCGAATCATGGGCAAACCCTACACGGTGAACTGCGACATCTGGTCGTTAGGGTTGACATTACTTGAAGTGTCGACTGGTAAGTTCCCGTTCACCAATGTGGATAGTTTGAATACGAATTTGGGACCCATCGAATTGCTCCAGCTCATACTAGAGTACGAGCCCAAATTGGAGGACATCCCACAGGAAAATATCTTCTGGTCCGACTCGTTTAAAAACTTCATTCACTACTGTTTGATAAAGAATACGGAAGAGAGACCCA ACGGTGAAG TTCCTTTTGAAGGGTTGATTCCTTACACGATCATGGGCATGTTCTTCGGCTTGGCAGGACATGGGGTTGGCTTCATCAGATACTGGGACAACGGTTGGAAAAATGACAGattcaacttggacgaaTATGACCAAAAGATGATGCAACGAGACTTTTTATTGACGGGTATAAAACGAGGTCAAACCAGTGAAGCGGTGGCTCCGGAGCACTTTAAGACTGCCCAGACCGAGTTGCAAAGATACTACACTCCTTACAGAGACCAATTCTTCTCGTTCAGAGAACGGTTATACAGAGGGTATGTTACTGGCAACTGGGAGTTTGAATGA